The following DNA comes from Bacteroidales bacterium.
CTTTTGCTCAAATGTTTGCTTTTAGATATGCTATTGATGAAAATAAACTTCGTGCTTTAATAGATGAAAATAAAAAGAAACCTGTAAAAAAATCTAATTGGCAAAAACGTCTTGAAGAAGCTCAAAAAATGGCTAAAGAAAGACAAAAAAGATAAGATTTGTTTCTAAAATGTGTGTTTGTGGCTATTTTTGTTGTAATATGTTCATAGTTAAGTAGCTACGAAGCAGTAGATTGTTTTTGTAACATGCTGATAATTAGGTAGTTGCGAAATGGTTTTTAGTACTTAGTGTTGAGTTTTTAGTTTTTAGTTACGACGGCGTAAACGCTTGATAATCATGGAGTTACGGGGTGGCTACTTTGCATGGGTGCGGCAGCGTAAAGTGTTGATAATCAGATGGTTACGTGTGGCGGGCGGACGAGAGGCTCAAAACTAGCAAAAAACAATTTTCACTCGCGTAAAATCAAAAATCAGTGTTGTTGTTTGTTTTTTATTTGCAGTAATTTTCGTATAACCCACCATCATCATAGCCTAAATCTTTTGCCTTTTTAATAAATTCACAACCAATATCATATTGTTCTTGCCTAAAATATAAAATACCTTTATTATAAAGAGTATTAGCTTTATTTGGTTCTATCAATAGAGCTTTGTCATAATCATTTAGAGCATTTTTATAATTTTTAAGTATCATATAGCAACGTCCTCTATTGTTATAGGACCTAGCAGATTCTCCAAATAAATTAATGTCTGTGGTATAGTCTTTTATTGCATTTTCAAATCGTTTTATGCCTTCATATGCTAATGCTCGATTAATGTATACATCAGTGTTTTTGGGATTTAATTCAATAGTTTTTGAATAATCATTGATGGCTTTTTTAAAATTATTTAATCTATAATATGCAAGTCCTCGATTATAATAAAACACATCATTAGAATCGTTTAGTTTTATCGCTTTATTAAAATACTCTAATGATTTATTAGGGTTTCCATTTTCATTAAGTATATATCCTTTCAAATGAAGTGCGTCAGCATTGTTTGGATTAACACTTAGTTCTTGATTTGTTTTTTTAATAGCTAGATCATAATACTGTTCCCAAATCAATAATACAGCTATTCCTCTATAATCTGTGGAATCACTTAATGGATTATAATTATACAATGAGTCAAATTTTTGAATTTTTTTTAAATCAATTTTTGATGTTAGTTTTTCAATAAGTTCTTTTTCTTCTTGTGTTACAATATTGCTTTGATTGCTTGGTTTTTTATCCACTTGTCCTAAACAATTTGATGAAAAAGTTATCAGTAAAAAAAATAGGATTGAAAATTTATTCATATTTGTATATTTTTATAATTTGATGTTATCTTATTTATAGTTACTTCCTCCCATCATTTCCCAATAT
Coding sequences within:
- a CDS encoding tetratricopeptide repeat protein, translating into MNKFSILFFLLITFSSNCLGQVDKKPSNQSNIVTQEEKELIEKLTSKIDLKKIQKFDSLYNYNPLSDSTDYRGIAVLLIWEQYYDLAIKKTNQELSVNPNNADALHLKGYILNENGNPNKSLEYFNKAIKLNDSNDVFYYNRGLAYYRLNNFKKAINDYSKTIELNPKNTDVYINRALAYEGIKRFENAIKDYTTDINLFGESARSYNNRGRCYMILKNYKNALNDYDKALLIEPNKANTLYNKGILYFRQEQYDIGCEFIKKAKDLGYDDGGLYENYCK